A DNA window from Lutra lutra chromosome 8, mLutLut1.2, whole genome shotgun sequence contains the following coding sequences:
- the APOLD1 gene encoding apolipoprotein L domain-containing protein 1, with the protein MGMERPAARELQGADALRRFQGLLLDRRGRLHGQVLRLREVARRLERLRRRSLAANVAGSSLSAAGAVAAIVGLSLSPVTLGVSLVASAVGLGVATAGGAVTITSDLALIFCNSRELRRVQEIAATCQDQMREILSCLEFFCRGQGRGDRQLLQCGRNASIALYNSVYCVVFFGSRGFLIPRRAEGATRVSQAVLKAKIQKLAESLESCTGALDELSEQLESRVQLCTKGGRGRDLKISADQSAALFF; encoded by the exons ATG GGCATGGAGCGGCCTGCGGCCCGGGAGCTGCAGGGCGCCGACGCGCTGCGCCGCTTCCAGGGGCTGCTGCTGGACCGCCGCGGCCGGCTGCACGGGCAGGTGCTGCGCCTGCGCGAGGTGGCCCGGCGCCTCGAACGCCTCCGCCGGCGCTCCCTGGCGGCCAACGTGGCTGGCAGCTCGCTGAGCGCCGCGGGCGCCGTGGCAGCCATCGTGGGGCTCTCGCTCAGCCCGGTCACCCTGGGCGTGTCGCTGGTGGCGTCGGccgtggggctgggggtggcgaCCGCCGGAGGGGCCGTCACCATCACGTCCGACCTCGCCCTGATCTTCTGCAATTCCCGGGAGCTGCGCAGGGTGCAGGAGATCGCCGCCACCTGCCAGGACCAGATGCGCGAGATCCTGAGCTGCCTCGAGTTCTTCTGCCGCGGCCAGGGCCGCGGGGACCGCCAGCTGCTGCAGTGCGGCCGGAACGCCTCCATCGCCCTGTACAACTCTGTCTACTGCGTCGTCTTCTTCGGCTCACGTGGCTTCCTTATCCCCAGGCGGGCGGAAGGGGCCACCAGGGTGAGCCAGGCTGTGCTGAAGGCCAAGATTCAGAAACTGGCGGAGAGCCTGGAGTCCTGCACCGGGGCCCTGGACGAACTCAGCGAGCAGCTGGAGTCCAGAGTCCAGCTCTGCACGAAGGGCGGCCGTGGCCGCGACCTCAAGATCTCTGCTGACCAGTCCGCAGCGCTGTTTTTCTGA